The Hymenobacter sp. DG01 genome has a segment encoding these proteins:
- a CDS encoding S-adenosylmethionine:tRNA ribosyltransferase-isomerase has product MAFSSSDPRQLSIHDFTYQLPPERIAPEPLPNRDQSKLLVYQAGTISDRQFYEVPALLPASSLLVFNDTKVVRARLFARRPTGGIVELFCLEPVAPHRAIEPAMQQTGSCVWKCLVGNGKRWKTGPVTLEFEAAGQAAVLTAERVEQGEGYALIRFSWEPAALPFAEVLRGAGHLPLPPYLNRTDTAADAVRYQTVYAAHEGAVAAPTAGLHFSDAVLAELASRSVAAAHVTLHVGAGTFQPVKAASMEGHPMHGEPISVTAATLRQLLEHLPQPIIAVGTTSLRTLESLYWLGARLMLQPQAEPVWHVSQWQPYQGQSAVPAVEAFRALLRHLEESNSDTLHATTQLLIAPGYEFRVIRGLITNFHQPESTLLLLVAALLGPDWRRVYDHALAHNYRFLSYGDSSLLLP; this is encoded by the coding sequence ATGGCTTTTTCCTCGTCCGATCCTCGTCAGCTTTCCATCCACGACTTCACGTACCAGCTACCCCCGGAGCGCATTGCCCCGGAGCCTCTGCCTAACCGCGACCAGTCGAAGCTGCTGGTGTACCAGGCCGGCACCATCTCCGACCGGCAGTTTTACGAGGTTCCGGCCTTGCTCCCGGCCAGTAGCCTGCTGGTTTTCAATGATACCAAAGTGGTGCGGGCGCGGTTGTTTGCCCGGCGGCCAACCGGCGGCATAGTAGAGTTATTCTGCTTGGAGCCGGTAGCCCCGCACCGCGCCATTGAGCCTGCCATGCAGCAAACCGGCAGCTGCGTCTGGAAATGCCTGGTCGGAAACGGGAAACGCTGGAAAACTGGACCGGTAACGCTGGAGTTCGAGGCTGCCGGCCAGGCCGCGGTGCTCACCGCTGAGCGGGTAGAACAGGGCGAAGGATACGCCCTGATTCGATTTAGCTGGGAGCCGGCCGCGCTGCCTTTTGCGGAAGTATTGCGAGGAGCCGGTCATTTGCCCCTACCCCCTTACCTCAATCGAACCGATACGGCCGCCGACGCCGTCCGGTACCAAACGGTTTACGCCGCGCACGAAGGGGCAGTAGCCGCGCCCACCGCAGGGCTTCACTTCTCGGACGCCGTGCTGGCTGAGCTAGCATCTCGGTCTGTTGCGGCGGCCCACGTAACCCTGCACGTAGGCGCCGGCACTTTCCAGCCAGTTAAGGCGGCCTCCATGGAGGGCCACCCCATGCACGGAGAGCCGATCAGCGTAACGGCCGCCACGTTGCGGCAGTTGCTGGAGCACCTGCCCCAGCCTATTATTGCAGTCGGCACCACTAGTCTGCGTACTCTGGAAAGCCTATATTGGCTAGGTGCGCGCCTCATGCTGCAGCCCCAGGCCGAACCAGTGTGGCACGTAAGCCAATGGCAACCCTACCAGGGTCAGTCGGCAGTGCCGGCTGTTGAGGCTTTCAGAGCGCTACTGCGCCATTTAGAAGAAAGCAACTCTGATACGCTGCACGCTACCACGCAGCTTCTGATTGCGCCAGGTTATGAGTTCCGGGTAATTCGGGGGCTGATTACCAACTTTCATCAACCCGAGAGCACGCTGCTTCTACTGGTTGCAGCCTTGCTGGGCCCTGACTGGCGCCGCGTTTATGACCACGCGCTGGCTCATAACTACCGCTTCCTGAGCTACGGCGACTCTTCTTTGCTGCTGCCTTGA
- a CDS encoding M14 family metallopeptidase, with translation MLNSRLRAAYFWLLCLLLSPQLFAQTPGAAEGALLTPRQFLGYELGTGFTPHAELLRYVEHVVQHSPGRMKQQRYGRTYENRPLELVYVATPDNLSRLDDIRRNNLRLAGLESGAAQRQQPAVVWLSYNVHGNEAVSSEAVMQVLYDLANPQDQQMQQWLQNLVVIVDPCVNPDGRDRYAQWYNRVANQQPNSSPLSWEHHEPWPGGRYNHYYFDLNRDWAWQTQQESRQRIAVYNQWLPQVHADFHEMGPNNPYYFSPAAKPFHADLTEWQRKFQNIIGDYNRRVFDKNNWLYFTRETYDLFAPFYGDTWPSFNGAIGMTYEQGGGSPAGISYTKADGDTLTLAQRIAHHHATSLATIQAAADRHDELVREFQKFYLDARTKPRGDYKSFVVAGTADAGQVRALTQYLDRQQIRYGYAAKRSKQRAYSYATGQTETVQIEPRDLVVSMYQPKSTLVKVLFEPQAALEDSLTYDLTAWSLPYAFGLKAYALKSTVEANNSAPAKPATPTLPANPPYAYVARWNSLPDVRFLGRLQQLGVKVRVADEPFETEGQQYQRGTLVIPRTGNERLGARFDQLVRAQADSAGVQVQAVQSGLSTSGGDLGSRSVRPLQQPKVAILAGPGIDATAFGEVWHFFEQQIGYPVSVLGTDYFSSVPLAEFDVLILPDGRYDNVLTERSLESVKNWVRAGGRLIALEGATRFLADKKDFLLKAKPADSATTKKPNPYAALRRYADAEREQIGERVQGSVYRVQLDNTHPLAFGYGSTYYALLRDTPNYRFMPQGGWNVGVLKKNGYAAGFTGRKAQRALNDSFVLGSQDLGRGQVVYLADNPLFRAFWQGGKLLFGNAVFMVGQ, from the coding sequence GTGCTTAACTCCCGATTACGAGCGGCTTACTTCTGGCTGCTTTGCCTGCTGCTCAGCCCTCAGCTGTTTGCCCAAACTCCCGGCGCCGCCGAAGGGGCCTTGCTCACCCCGCGCCAGTTTTTAGGCTACGAGCTGGGTACCGGCTTTACTCCGCACGCCGAGCTGTTGCGCTACGTAGAGCATGTGGTGCAGCATAGCCCCGGCCGCATGAAGCAGCAGCGCTACGGTCGTACCTACGAGAACCGCCCGCTGGAGCTGGTGTACGTGGCTACCCCCGACAATTTGAGCCGCCTCGACGACATTCGGCGCAACAACTTGCGCCTGGCCGGCCTGGAAAGCGGTGCCGCCCAGCGTCAGCAGCCGGCCGTGGTGTGGCTTAGCTACAATGTGCACGGCAACGAAGCCGTGTCGTCGGAGGCAGTGATGCAGGTGCTTTACGACCTGGCCAACCCCCAGGACCAGCAGATGCAGCAGTGGCTCCAGAACCTGGTGGTTATCGTGGACCCCTGCGTGAACCCCGACGGCCGCGACCGGTATGCGCAGTGGTACAACCGCGTGGCTAACCAGCAGCCCAACTCCTCGCCCCTGAGCTGGGAGCACCACGAGCCCTGGCCTGGTGGACGCTACAACCATTACTACTTCGATCTGAACCGCGACTGGGCCTGGCAAACCCAGCAGGAAAGCCGCCAGCGCATAGCCGTGTACAACCAGTGGCTGCCCCAGGTGCACGCCGATTTCCACGAGATGGGGCCCAACAACCCGTATTACTTCTCGCCTGCGGCCAAACCCTTCCATGCTGACCTCACGGAATGGCAGCGCAAGTTCCAGAACATCATCGGCGACTATAACCGCCGGGTATTCGACAAAAACAACTGGCTGTACTTCACCCGCGAAACCTACGACCTGTTTGCGCCCTTCTACGGCGACACCTGGCCTTCCTTCAACGGGGCCATCGGCATGACCTACGAGCAGGGTGGGGGTAGTCCGGCCGGCATCAGCTACACCAAAGCCGACGGCGACACCCTCACCCTGGCCCAGCGCATTGCCCACCACCACGCCACCAGTCTGGCGACCATTCAGGCCGCCGCCGACCGCCACGACGAGCTGGTTCGGGAGTTTCAGAAGTTCTACCTCGATGCCCGCACCAAGCCCCGCGGCGACTATAAGTCCTTTGTAGTGGCCGGGACGGCTGATGCCGGCCAGGTGCGCGCCCTGACCCAATACCTCGACCGCCAGCAAATCAGATACGGCTACGCCGCCAAGCGCAGCAAGCAGCGCGCCTATAGCTACGCTACGGGCCAGACGGAAACCGTGCAGATTGAGCCCCGCGACCTGGTAGTGAGCATGTACCAGCCCAAATCAACATTGGTGAAGGTGCTGTTTGAGCCCCAGGCAGCCCTGGAAGACTCCCTGACATACGACCTCACGGCCTGGTCGTTGCCGTATGCCTTTGGCCTGAAAGCCTACGCCCTGAAAAGCACAGTAGAGGCCAATAACTCGGCCCCGGCCAAGCCCGCTACCCCCACGCTGCCCGCCAACCCTCCCTATGCCTACGTGGCCCGGTGGAATAGCCTCCCGGACGTGCGCTTTCTGGGCCGCTTGCAGCAGCTGGGCGTGAAGGTGCGCGTGGCCGATGAGCCGTTTGAAACAGAAGGCCAGCAGTACCAGCGCGGCACCCTCGTGATTCCGCGGACGGGCAACGAGCGGTTGGGAGCCCGCTTCGACCAGCTGGTGCGTGCTCAGGCCGACTCGGCCGGTGTGCAGGTGCAGGCCGTGCAGTCGGGCCTCTCCACTAGCGGCGGCGACCTGGGTTCCCGGTCGGTGCGCCCTCTGCAGCAGCCCAAGGTGGCTATTCTGGCCGGCCCGGGTATAGATGCCACCGCATTCGGAGAGGTGTGGCACTTCTTCGAGCAGCAGATCGGCTACCCCGTGTCGGTGCTGGGAACGGATTATTTCAGCAGCGTGCCCCTGGCCGAGTTCGACGTATTGATTCTGCCCGATGGCCGCTACGACAACGTTCTGACAGAGCGCAGCCTGGAAAGCGTAAAGAATTGGGTGCGGGCCGGCGGCCGCCTTATTGCTCTCGAGGGTGCTACCCGCTTTCTGGCCGACAAGAAGGATTTCCTGCTGAAGGCCAAGCCCGCCGACAGCGCCACTACCAAGAAGCCTAACCCTTACGCCGCCCTGCGCCGTTACGCCGATGCCGAGCGGGAGCAGATTGGCGAACGGGTACAAGGAAGCGTGTACCGCGTACAGCTCGATAACACCCATCCGCTGGCCTTCGGCTACGGCAGCACCTACTACGCCCTTCTGCGCGATACACCCAACTACCGGTTTATGCCCCAGGGTGGTTGGAACGTGGGCGTGCTTAAGAAAAATGGCTATGCGGCCGGCTTTACGGGCCGAAAAGCCCAGCGCGCCCTCAATGACAGCTTTGTACTGGGCTCCCAGGATCTGGGCCGCGGGCAGGTAGTATACCTGGCTGATAATCCGCTGTTCCGAGCCTTCTGGCAGGGCGGTAAGCTGCTATTCGGCAACGCGGTGTTTATGGTGGGGCAGTAG
- a CDS encoding RagB/SusD family nutrient uptake outer membrane protein, with translation MKSIFSRSAYLLALGLSLSLTACDKQLDIDPFQSVDASTALDSETKVGSAVVGMYARLDSPNLYGTDLILVPELLAPDNYIGFQGTFTNYRQLALRTTNAQNSSAEAIWRTAYQAINQANLVLEALPVVSTASLKSQYEGEARFIRADMFFELVRLYAKQYEAGGANTQLGVPLSLTPVRSVQEASTTQARNTVAEVYNQVITDLTEAIKLLPNSNGTRATSYTAKALLARVYLQQSRFAEAGALADDVIKNSGKSLSPTLQSVFTNRNSSETLLEIQQNDQNNAGTSNSGLATLFASIGQLGRGDVRVLPAFANLYEATDARGTAQLLYVGTGARPGSLRTGKYTTYGQNIPVIRLAEMYLIRAEASFRAGNAAAALADINRIRTRSGATPLTAAQLTLATILRERQLELAFEGFRIHDLKRTNTDIFIPASGTNPATTFPITSNILVLPIPFREINVNTALVQNPGY, from the coding sequence ATGAAATCGATATTTTCTCGTTCTGCTTACCTGCTCGCCCTGGGGCTTAGCCTGAGCCTGACGGCGTGCGACAAACAGCTGGACATCGACCCGTTCCAGTCGGTAGATGCCAGTACGGCTCTGGACTCGGAAACGAAGGTAGGCAGCGCCGTGGTGGGTATGTACGCCCGCCTCGACAGCCCCAACCTGTACGGTACCGACCTGATTCTGGTGCCTGAGTTGCTGGCCCCCGACAACTACATCGGCTTCCAGGGTACTTTCACCAACTACCGGCAGCTGGCCCTGCGTACTACTAACGCCCAAAACAGCTCGGCTGAGGCTATCTGGCGTACCGCCTACCAGGCTATAAACCAGGCCAACCTAGTGCTGGAGGCCTTGCCGGTAGTATCAACAGCCAGCCTAAAGTCGCAGTACGAAGGAGAAGCCCGCTTCATCCGGGCCGATATGTTCTTTGAGCTGGTGCGTCTTTACGCCAAGCAGTACGAGGCCGGCGGCGCCAACACTCAACTGGGCGTGCCGTTGAGCCTGACGCCCGTGCGGAGCGTACAGGAAGCTTCCACCACCCAGGCCCGCAATACGGTGGCTGAGGTGTACAACCAGGTTATCACGGACCTAACCGAGGCCATTAAGTTGCTGCCGAACTCCAACGGTACCCGGGCCACCAGCTATACGGCTAAGGCCCTGCTGGCGCGCGTTTACCTGCAGCAGAGCCGCTTTGCCGAAGCCGGCGCCCTGGCCGACGACGTTATCAAAAACAGCGGCAAATCCCTCTCGCCCACGCTGCAGTCGGTATTTACCAACCGTAACTCCTCGGAAACTCTGCTGGAAATTCAGCAGAACGACCAGAACAATGCGGGCACTTCCAACAGCGGTCTGGCTACCTTGTTTGCCAGCATCGGGCAGCTGGGTCGCGGCGACGTGCGCGTACTGCCGGCCTTTGCCAACCTTTACGAGGCAACCGATGCCCGCGGCACGGCTCAGCTGCTGTACGTAGGCACGGGCGCCCGTCCGGGTAGCCTGCGTACGGGCAAGTACACCACCTATGGCCAGAACATTCCGGTGATTCGGCTGGCGGAGATGTACCTGATCCGGGCGGAAGCTTCGTTCCGGGCTGGCAATGCTGCCGCCGCTCTGGCCGATATCAACCGCATCCGGACCCGCTCGGGCGCTACTCCCCTCACGGCGGCGCAGCTCACTCTGGCTACCATTCTGCGGGAGCGGCAGCTGGAGCTGGCCTTCGAGGGCTTCCGCATCCACGACCTGAAGCGCACGAATACCGACATCTTTATTCCGGCTTCGGGCACCAACCCGGCTACTACCTTCCCCATTACGAGCAACATTCTGGTGTTGCCCATTCCGTTCCGGGAAATAAATGTGAACACGGCTCTGGTACAAAACCCCGGCTACTAA
- a CDS encoding class I SAM-dependent methyltransferase: protein MACTQPLTESTAAQLVEARRQALPDTSGYERRAPQDPNGISTYYMGRQIAHVMGHEGAGWLERADRQQEEGTDILLRELKLKPTDVVADIGAGTGYFSFRISPLVPKGKVLAVDIQPEMLTALRETAGKQHIHNVIPVRGTTQNPNLPERGVDLVLIVDAYHEFDHPREMMRAIRNSLSPTGRVALVEYRAEDPNVPIKRIHKMSVAQARREMAAIGLRLTDSVETLPQQHLLFFRK, encoded by the coding sequence TTGGCCTGCACGCAGCCTCTCACTGAAAGTACCGCTGCTCAACTGGTAGAAGCGCGTCGGCAGGCCCTGCCTGACACCAGTGGCTACGAGCGGCGCGCTCCTCAGGACCCCAACGGCATCAGCACCTACTACATGGGCCGCCAGATTGCCCACGTGATGGGGCATGAGGGCGCAGGCTGGCTTGAGCGCGCTGACCGACAGCAGGAAGAAGGAACCGATATTTTGTTGCGCGAGCTTAAGCTCAAACCCACCGATGTAGTGGCTGATATAGGGGCCGGGACGGGTTATTTCTCTTTTCGGATTAGTCCTTTGGTGCCCAAAGGCAAGGTGCTGGCTGTGGATATTCAGCCCGAAATGTTGACCGCTTTGCGTGAAACGGCCGGAAAGCAGCATATCCACAACGTGATACCGGTGCGCGGAACTACCCAGAACCCCAACCTTCCTGAGCGAGGAGTTGACTTGGTGCTGATTGTGGACGCCTACCACGAGTTCGACCACCCACGGGAAATGATGCGCGCCATTCGGAACTCCCTCAGCCCCACCGGCAGGGTAGCCTTGGTAGAGTACCGGGCCGAAGACCCTAACGTGCCCATCAAACGCATTCATAAGATGAGCGTGGCCCAGGCCCGCCGCGAAATGGCAGCCATCGGTCTGCGCCTCACTGATTCGGTGGAAACTCTGCCCCAGCAGCATCTGCTGTTTTTCCGGAAATAG
- a CDS encoding TonB-dependent receptor, giving the protein MKQNFLIPLACGVLVATSATAQTRTVSGRVTDATGSALPGVTVLERGTTNGTSTGADGSFSLSVQPGATLVLSSIGFETQNVVVGDRTTVAVSLKSSATELGEAVVVGYGTQTKADVTGSVTQLSAKDVENVPTVSFEQAIQGRAPGVQINQTSGKLGAGVQIRVRGSSSVTASNQPLYVIDGIPVTSQDVGSDTEPLNPLADLNPNDIASITILKDAASSAIYGSRASNGVVLVTTKQGRQGKTKVNVGYYIGTSETTRRRQFLNAEQYKELFAEAATNEGYDPAEQFADNGLDFNSDVDQKWSDEPFQRGKVSQYDFNVSGGDAKTRFYLSTTYNDQTGIIIGNRYRRGSARINLDHSISEQLKVGFNLSLTRSVNDRTPNDNAFSNPVQLNALPPIQPKIDPATGQLNKNTLYYNNLQDLENGRNRAGTYRSFSNVNLQYQPLKGLTLRTEAGADFLNLNEELYRAAGTQDGGNTGYGYSNQVQVINYTTNNTATYLKTIGEDHSIEALAGFSFQRSDAQGTSAEGRGFPNTEFTKVASAAIKTAGSGSDRDGFSFVSYFGRVNYAFRNRYLISGSVRRDGSSRFGANNKYGTFGAGSVGWVITEEDFLKDNGFVNFLKLRASYGLTGNAEIGNFASRSLFGSLPYADQAGIAPGTVLGNPNLTWESTAQADLGLEFGFFDNRISGEVDVYEKKTTDLLLSRPLRYSGGYTSVTENIGSLRNRGLEISLNTRNIDKEFKWNTNFNISFNRNKVTSLAAPIQSQYLGSVREGQPIGIFYGRKYAGVDPANGDALYYTAEGTTTNNPALASLQIVGNPNPDFQGGITNTFSFKGFDLSALGQFTYGNDIYNAAGIYQSVNGDYFDNQTIDQLRRWQKPGDITDVPQARLYAANGTQVSSRWVTGGSFFRVKNITLGYTLPAELVKRGRMSSVRVYVLVQNLATITNYDGYDPEVNTAAFGAANYLIGHDFYTPPLQKTFQAGINVGF; this is encoded by the coding sequence ATGAAACAAAATTTTCTCATTCCACTGGCATGCGGTGTGCTGGTAGCTACTTCGGCTACGGCACAAACGCGCACAGTAAGTGGACGCGTAACGGACGCTACCGGCTCAGCTTTGCCGGGCGTAACCGTACTTGAGCGAGGCACTACCAATGGCACCAGCACCGGGGCCGACGGTAGCTTCTCGTTATCGGTGCAGCCGGGGGCTACACTGGTCCTGAGCTCCATCGGTTTTGAAACGCAGAACGTAGTAGTTGGCGACCGTACGACGGTGGCCGTGTCGCTGAAAAGCAGTGCCACGGAACTAGGCGAAGCGGTAGTAGTAGGCTACGGCACGCAAACCAAGGCCGACGTAACCGGCTCGGTAACCCAGCTCAGTGCCAAAGACGTTGAAAACGTACCGACCGTAAGCTTCGAGCAAGCCATTCAGGGCCGGGCGCCGGGCGTGCAGATCAACCAGACCTCGGGTAAGCTCGGGGCCGGGGTCCAGATCCGGGTGCGGGGTTCATCCTCGGTGACGGCCTCCAACCAGCCGCTTTACGTGATTGACGGCATTCCCGTGACCTCGCAGGACGTGGGCTCTGATACCGAGCCGCTGAACCCGCTGGCCGACCTGAACCCCAACGACATTGCCTCGATTACCATCCTGAAGGATGCCGCCTCGTCGGCCATCTACGGTTCGCGCGCTTCCAACGGGGTAGTGCTGGTAACCACCAAGCAGGGCCGCCAGGGCAAGACCAAGGTGAACGTAGGCTACTATATCGGCACCAGCGAAACTACCCGCCGCCGCCAGTTCCTGAACGCCGAGCAGTACAAGGAGCTGTTTGCCGAAGCTGCCACGAACGAAGGGTACGACCCGGCCGAGCAGTTTGCCGACAACGGCCTCGACTTCAACTCGGACGTGGACCAGAAGTGGAGCGACGAGCCGTTCCAGCGCGGCAAAGTGTCGCAGTACGACTTCAACGTGAGCGGCGGCGACGCTAAAACGCGCTTCTACCTGAGCACGACTTACAACGACCAGACCGGTATCATCATCGGGAACCGGTACCGCCGGGGTAGCGCCCGTATTAACCTCGACCACTCCATTTCCGAGCAGCTGAAGGTAGGCTTTAACCTCTCCTTGACCCGTTCGGTCAACGACCGCACGCCCAACGACAACGCCTTCTCCAACCCGGTGCAGCTGAACGCGCTGCCTCCGATTCAGCCCAAAATTGACCCCGCTACCGGTCAGCTGAACAAGAACACGCTCTACTACAACAACCTGCAGGATCTGGAGAACGGCCGCAACCGGGCCGGTACTTACCGTTCGTTTAGCAACGTCAACCTGCAGTACCAGCCCCTGAAAGGTCTGACGCTGCGCACCGAAGCCGGCGCCGACTTCCTGAACCTGAACGAGGAACTGTACCGCGCCGCCGGCACCCAGGACGGGGGTAACACGGGCTACGGCTACAGCAACCAGGTGCAGGTAATCAACTACACCACCAACAACACCGCTACCTACCTCAAAACCATCGGCGAAGACCACAGCATTGAAGCGCTGGCTGGCTTCTCGTTCCAGCGCTCCGATGCGCAGGGCACGTCGGCCGAAGGCCGGGGCTTCCCGAACACGGAGTTTACCAAAGTAGCCAGTGCCGCCATCAAAACCGCGGGTTCGGGCTCCGACCGGGATGGTTTCTCGTTCGTGTCGTATTTCGGCCGCGTAAACTACGCCTTCCGCAACCGCTACCTGATTTCGGGCAGTGTGCGCCGCGACGGTTCTTCGCGCTTCGGGGCTAATAACAAGTATGGTACCTTCGGGGCCGGCTCCGTGGGCTGGGTTATCACGGAAGAAGACTTCCTGAAAGATAACGGCTTCGTAAACTTCCTGAAGCTGCGGGCCAGCTACGGTCTGACGGGTAATGCCGAAATCGGCAACTTTGCCTCCCGCAGCCTCTTCGGCTCGCTGCCTTACGCCGACCAGGCGGGTATTGCGCCCGGCACCGTGCTGGGTAACCCCAACCTGACCTGGGAAAGCACCGCCCAGGCCGACCTGGGTCTGGAATTCGGTTTCTTCGACAACCGCATTTCGGGTGAGGTGGACGTGTACGAGAAGAAAACCACGGACCTGCTGCTGAGCCGGCCGCTGCGCTACTCGGGCGGCTACACCAGCGTAACCGAGAACATTGGTTCGCTGCGCAACCGGGGTCTGGAAATCTCGCTGAACACGCGCAACATCGACAAGGAGTTCAAGTGGAACACCAACTTCAACATCTCCTTCAACCGCAACAAGGTTACCTCCCTGGCGGCTCCCATCCAGAGCCAGTACCTGGGTAGCGTACGCGAGGGGCAGCCGATTGGTATTTTCTACGGCCGCAAATATGCCGGCGTAGATCCGGCCAACGGGGATGCGCTCTACTACACGGCCGAAGGAACTACCACCAACAACCCCGCGTTGGCGTCCTTGCAGATCGTGGGTAACCCCAACCCTGATTTCCAGGGTGGTATCACGAACACCTTCTCGTTCAAGGGCTTTGATTTGAGCGCGCTGGGCCAGTTCACCTACGGCAACGATATTTACAACGCGGCCGGTATTTACCAATCGGTGAACGGGGACTACTTCGACAACCAGACGATTGATCAGCTGCGGCGCTGGCAGAAGCCCGGTGACATCACCGATGTACCCCAGGCGCGTCTGTACGCCGCCAACGGCACGCAGGTATCGTCGCGCTGGGTAACCGGCGGCTCGTTCTTCCGGGTGAAGAACATCACGCTGGGCTACACCCTGCCGGCTGAGCTGGTGAAGCGGGGCCGCATGTCGTCGGTGCGGGTGTATGTGCTGGTACAGAACCTGGCCACCATCACCAACTACGATGGCTACGACCCCGAGGTAAACACGGCCGCTTTTGGTGCTGCTAACTACCTCATCGGCCACGACTTCTACACGCCCCCGCTGCAGAAAACCTTCCAGGCGGGCATCAACGTGGGTTTCTAA
- a CDS encoding CocE/NonD family hydrolase, with amino-acid sequence MPTPTPPRALLVALLVAAASAAQAQTPVSYPLPSEADKQQLAVVLADTLYIQQHYNKFEYQIPMRDGVKLYTIVYAPKDADKVKYPIMLNRTPYAVGPYGPGKYKKNLGPSSTMMHEGYIFAYQDVRGRYMSEGQFVDVRPAKTSYQGKTDTDEGTDTYDTIEWLLKKGPKNNGRVGQWGISYPGYYTATGLLSRHPALKASSPQAPIADWFWDDFHHNGAFFLPHAFNFLASFGLPRPQPTPTGNPAFQHGTPDGYDFFMRMGPLKNADARYYKGQVAFWNDLTQHPNYDEFWQARNLRPHLKNLNKNTAVLTVGGFNDAEDLFGALKIYETIEKQNPGQRNGLVMGPWVHGGWARGTGEMVGNVAYGESPSLYYQKEIEAPFFKSYLKDGKPAATPEATIFEGGTNRWRTFATWPPKEAQERTLFFQANGKIGFEQAAAGPEFDQYLSDPAHPVPFTEATATGMTREYMTDDQRFASRRPDVLTYQTDVLAEDLTLAGPIEALLQVATTGTDADWVVKIIDVYPDDTPSNPSLNPAVKLGGYQQMVRSEVMRGRFRNSFSKPEAFVPGQVTAVPFTVQDLCHTFRKGHRLMVQVQSSWFPLVDRNPQTFVPNIFEANEKDFQAATHRLYHSPQHASQLKVRVL; translated from the coding sequence ATGCCTACCCCTACCCCGCCCCGGGCCCTGCTGGTCGCCCTGCTCGTTGCCGCCGCCAGTGCCGCCCAGGCCCAGACTCCGGTATCGTACCCGCTGCCCTCCGAGGCCGACAAGCAGCAGCTGGCTGTAGTGCTGGCCGATACGCTCTACATTCAGCAGCACTACAACAAGTTCGAGTACCAGATTCCGATGCGCGACGGGGTAAAGCTCTACACCATCGTGTACGCGCCCAAGGATGCCGATAAGGTAAAGTACCCCATCATGCTCAACCGCACACCCTACGCAGTGGGGCCCTACGGGCCGGGCAAGTACAAGAAAAACCTGGGGCCCAGCAGCACCATGATGCACGAGGGCTACATTTTTGCTTACCAGGATGTGCGGGGCCGCTACATGTCGGAGGGGCAGTTTGTGGATGTGCGGCCGGCCAAAACCTCGTACCAAGGCAAAACCGACACCGACGAGGGCACCGATACGTACGACACCATTGAGTGGTTGCTGAAAAAAGGGCCTAAGAACAACGGGCGGGTAGGCCAGTGGGGCATCAGCTACCCCGGCTACTATACCGCCACGGGTCTGCTCAGCCGTCACCCAGCCCTGAAGGCCTCCTCGCCCCAGGCCCCTATTGCCGACTGGTTCTGGGATGATTTTCACCACAACGGGGCCTTTTTCCTGCCGCATGCCTTCAATTTCCTGGCTTCGTTCGGGCTGCCTCGCCCCCAGCCTACCCCCACCGGCAACCCGGCCTTCCAGCACGGCACCCCCGATGGCTACGACTTTTTCATGCGAATGGGGCCGCTCAAAAACGCCGACGCCCGCTATTACAAAGGGCAGGTAGCTTTCTGGAACGACCTGACGCAGCACCCCAACTACGACGAGTTCTGGCAGGCCCGCAACCTGCGGCCTCACCTCAAAAACCTCAACAAGAATACGGCCGTGCTGACCGTGGGCGGCTTCAACGATGCCGAGGACCTCTTCGGGGCTCTGAAGATTTATGAAACCATTGAAAAGCAGAACCCCGGTCAGCGCAACGGCCTCGTGATGGGCCCTTGGGTGCACGGGGGCTGGGCCCGCGGCACCGGCGAAATGGTAGGCAACGTGGCCTACGGCGAGTCACCTTCCCTGTACTACCAAAAGGAAATTGAGGCGCCCTTTTTCAAATCGTATCTGAAGGACGGCAAGCCGGCTGCCACTCCTGAGGCCACCATTTTCGAGGGCGGGACCAACCGCTGGCGCACGTTTGCTACCTGGCCACCAAAAGAAGCGCAGGAGCGTACCTTATTTTTCCAGGCCAATGGCAAAATCGGCTTCGAGCAGGCAGCCGCCGGCCCCGAGTTCGACCAGTATCTCAGCGACCCGGCCCACCCCGTACCCTTCACCGAGGCTACAGCCACCGGCATGACCCGCGAGTACATGACCGACGACCAGCGCTTCGCCTCGCGCCGGCCCGATGTGCTCACCTACCAGACCGACGTCCTCGCCGAGGACCTGACGCTGGCCGGCCCCATTGAGGCCCTGCTGCAGGTAGCTACCACCGGCACCGACGCCGATTGGGTCGTAAAAATCATTGATGTGTACCCCGACGACACTCCCAGCAACCCCAGCCTGAACCCGGCCGTGAAGCTGGGCGGCTACCAGCAAATGGTGCGCTCGGAGGTGATGCGTGGGCGCTTCCGCAATAGCTTCAGCAAGCCGGAAGCCTTCGTGCCGGGCCAGGTAACGGCCGTGCCGTTTACCGTGCAAGACCTCTGCCACACCTTCCGCAAAGGCCACCGCCTGATGGTACAGGTACAAAGCAGCTGGTTTCCGCTGGTGGACCGCAACCCTCAAACCTTCGTGCCTAATATCTTCGAGGCCAATGAAAAAGACTTCCAGGCCGCAACCCACCGTCTTTATCACTCTCCGCAGCACGCTTCCCAGCTAAAAGTGCGGGTGCTGTAA